The Pyrus communis chromosome 8, drPyrComm1.1, whole genome shotgun sequence region GACTTCCATCACTATTGCCTACTTCACGAGTCGTTTTACTGTACAACAATGTACATTCACCTGTTAAGTTGCCTTAATCCATCGAACAAATAATTAATCATTAAATTCAGCAATGTATGTCACGCTTGTGTTGTTGCTTCACACCCAAGATTCACGCGGGCCCCCCAGATTAGAGTGTGTCCGTCCAGGCGTCTCTTGTGTGTGTGCAACCACGTGTGCGATGTTCTGTGAACCCACGGGGGCTCacgcatgagagagagagagagagagaacaccAAATGAGTAAACGAGAAGGAAAATAAGTAATATTTGGCCTCATATTTCCATTTCAAAGAGGGGCTACACCCCATACTGGAAAAACTTGTGTTTATTGAAATTCAAGTGAAAGGCAACATACCATTCACTCACTATATGCACATGTACATAGATTAAACACTTTCACTCACAATACATATGTATTGCTTCATATTTTGCTTCTGACATTTACTGATCTGCGAAACTGACTCCTGTTATCTTCCCGGGGATCATGAATCAAAAACCAATACAGGTTAAGGCGCCAACTGCAGATTTTTTACAATGTTAACCCGGGCAAATGAAGATATACCGTAACGTCAAGAGGCAATCACTGTAAAACTAGACCCTCCCGACTGGAGACAGCGGGGGATATGAGGCATATCTTGCAGGAACTTCCCCTTCCATTTGATTTGGAGCACTTAATCCATCATTTTGCATTAACATCGTTTCCTCAAAAGGTTTCTCTTGTACCGAGTTCCTTGACCCGGAGAACTCACATAGATTCCGACTATCTAATACTGCTATACAAATAGAGAATGCTTGCAAGACTGAGAGTGAAGGATTGAACTCAACTGAATGGATCCCATCTTTGAATGGGGCCAAACTAAAAGCAGGCTGGTTTTCTTGGATTCCTCCCTGTGGATATGAAATAAAGCAAAGGGCACAATTAGCTGGAGTTTATAGAGGCAAAAAGATCGTCACCATGGTTAATGGAAAACACCATACCTCAGAAAAAAGCTCAAACCGATCTGGGATGTGGCGAACTTTACGTGAAGTCAATTTTTTCTCGCTGACTTGATTCTGATTGTCAAATATCCTGAGTTTGCAACCCAAATCCCAACCTCCACAGTCACATGATCCCCCTGAAATCCAACGTTCAATCAGTGATGATGGTCCTCCGTTGCTTGGTAGACTATGGGTACCACTAGGAAGTATCACTGTTGTGCTAATAAGGCCTTGAGTACCAACAAAAGGCTTACCGTCTACAGCTTCCCCTGAATAAGAATGCCGTCTTACCCTTGACAAACACTCATCTGAACCAACCGCAGGAAATATACTACAGTTATCCCTGTCACGCCAAACTGCGGTAGACTGCTGATTGATCTTTTTCGGGATTTTTACAACAGCAGCGGCAAGCTCATCATTTGGCTGGAATTCTGAGGTTTGACAATCTGCCTGTCGCAGGTTTACAGAGAATAAAACAAACTCTCTTACGCTAAAGCCATCCAATCTGACCAAATTGGGAAACTGAGAATCAGCAACCTTCATTTGAGCAACAACATTACGGACATAGTCACGACTCTTGCTTTTGCTGCCTTGATGCATCCAAATTCCAATCTTTTTCTTGACGTCCCGGATGCTGAAGAATGTGTAGATGCAGCTGCAGTCATCATTTTTGGAGGTATTTAACTTCTTCATTGTGGCTGCAAGTATGTCAATGTCATTCTCAACCGCAAATGTGAACAAGGGCTGGCCATTCTTAACTGCAACTCGTAGAAGAGCTTGAACTGCTGCGGATCCACTCTTCTTGACCATAGCTGACTCATTGACATTAATTGTCCTACAACCAGTCATACCTAGTTTTACCTTCCCTGGCTGCTCAGACAAAGAATCCACCCACCCCTCAGATGATTTGCGCACCTTATTTTTTGATATGGAACCTTTCTCTGATGACTCCACTACGTGATGGCAGTTAGCCACCTTTGGCTTCAGCAGTGGATCCAGTAACCTTCTCAGAGGGCTCGACTTGGATCTGCCAGTGGCATTGGACTTATCACCATCTGAAGCATCCGTGAAAGTGGAAGCCACAGTGTTCTCGGAACCAGGGTTGGCCGAAAAAGATGTTGAGCTCAGCTGCTGTACATCTGAACAGTCCTTGGAACTGGAACTCTTGCCCGTCTTGCCCACACCAATGCTAAACCGGCGAAACGGTGAAGTGCTCCTTACTTTTTCAGCAGTTGCTTTGCTTGGTTTCAGTTCCAATCCTTTATAAGGCTCACTTATAGTTGAAGATGTGGATGCTACAGCTGGTTTTTTCTCTTCTACTTTTATGCCTCTCGATGAGCTTGTTCCTGTTTTAAATGATTGTGTTGCTGAGCTAGGTACACTAGATTGCAATCTGATACTCGTAGCATCTGTAGAGCCAAGCTGTTTTACCAAAGAGTGTTGACTTTCATCTTCAGAAGAAAAAGGGCATGAGTGTGACAAAACAGTTCTGAGCTCTGCATGACAGGCCTCCTTAGGTCTATCTGAAAATCTTCCTTGGGTTGCTTTTGCTTCTCTTTGATGAAGCAGTTTTATTGAATCAGATAGGTTGGAAACACCAGAATCTTTGTTTGCAGGAAAATCTCTTGGCAAAAGCAGAACAACTTTCTGGCATCCTTCAGGGATATCTCGTTCAGAACTTTCTGAATAAGATTTATGTAAGTTCTCTGATTTCTTCATTAATTCACCATGAGCTGCAGTTTCATGCAGGCCATTCCGCAAAACTCCTTTTTTTGGCTCACTCTTTGGGTCCGAATCTTTTCTCATGTACTGTTCCACCCTGATGTCTGGGCGGTTTTTGCATAAAGACTTATCTGTTCCAATGAAATTTTCCAGCCCATTCAAGGTGCTACTCCCACCACCTTTTAGATCTTTCAACGTTTCAACCCTCTCTCTAAAACAGTTGACAACTTCAGAATGGCCTTCTGTTGGAGATTTGACGAAATGAGATTCCAGTGAAGGACGATGCACCCTCGGATGAGCAGGAGAACAACTCTGGCCTCGGCTAGAATGGGTTGATGATTCATCCGTCGAAAAACATGAGGTTGTATTACTACTAGATGGTGAATTCCTGCTACTTCTGAATGGCATCTGTTTATGTCTATGCTGCCATTTTTCTAGGCGTCCCCAGTCTAGGACACCTACATTTAAAACTTTCTCCTGAAGGTTTTTACCTCTCTCAAGGTAACTTGGCAACTTGGACATGTACTtaacaagttcatcttcttcactcTTCTTTCTATCAATCCGCTGTTTTTGGCGGTTCCCAATAGAATTAGGTGGGATACCATTTACATCTTTTGTAATCTCATAATGGAGATCAGCACAGGACAAACTAGCCTTTCTTGATTTGGACTGCTCTTCTTGGTTTATGGTTGCAGTTGTTGGACATGATATGCTTCCAGACGTTCCTAGAGATTGTTGATCGTTGGAATTCCTTCTGGATTCTCTGCAGCCATCCATGGTAGTATCTGCTATGTCGTGGTTTATCGTACGTGAATACTCTTGCTAAAAGGAAGCTCCATATGTTTCTTATTCAAGTGCACAGTTGCACTGATTCACAAGAATGCTGGCCAATCTGAGAgtaaaaacaaagagaaagttGAATACAGAAGCCCTAAAATTTAAATACCAAAACAAGGTTATTCAAATTAAAGGGAAGGTAATGACACCATGAATACTACATGTATAGACATGCTAAGTGCCATTCCCGCTCACTAACTATATTCGTTAATCAACATCTGAAACTTTACCCTTTCCACAAATCAAGAAGCAAAGCAAAAAAGTCACAGCTTTTTTAAACAAGAAATAAACTAAGTTTAAGTCTCCCTAGTAAAGCCACCTGAATAAGGTGGAGGCTCTCCCCCGTAACTTTTCCTCGACATTTTAGACTACATTACTGTCATTTGGAGATAAACAACACTCTAATTGCAGTATTTACTACAAGTCCACAACAACATCAAAACTCCGGAATCTATCACAAACGAGATCCTATTTTCCAGAAAACTCCGTAACGAAAATACAGAAAACCCACAACACAACAGGTATCTAAATCTTGATTCCACACTTTAATTCCGACAAAGTAGCTAAAAGATCATGCAAGCAGTCAAACAATACAAGCTCTCAAATCTTACAGTCTCAAGGACAAAAATGGCACAATGCATTCGTCCCCTCTGCTCAATAAAAGCTATCCACAATTGGGCAACTCAAAAATCTCACTTTCCTATCAGCAATATACATAATAATGCCTTTATATCGTAACTTTTCGAAAAATAAAATTCCGAAAAATTGTCATCCACACAACTCGATTGCGTTAAGAACAAGGCGAATCGACAGTGTATCAATTAAATTCATATTATTAAACAGAGACTTTCATGGCACAAAACTGAAATCTCAATGCAACAAGACAATCGGGAGATGCATATTGACAAACAGGGAAAGCAGAGAAGGAAATTCAAAACCAAGAACTTTGGTGGTCCATGGAAATTTGAAACCCCAATCTCAAAAATCATGATAAGGTAAAAACGACCTGTTGTTGGCGTCACTGTCGCCGCTAGAACTAGCGGAAACGACAAAGCTCGCCAGCTATGCCACAATCAGAAGGAGCACtctcaaatttcaaaatattttacaCACGTCTGCCCCGTTTGGCAATGAGAAGGAAATCACAGGGGAAAAAGAAGGACACAATGCTGAAAAGGTGAGATTTTTCTCACTTTCTCAGCTGCCAAACAGTGAATATCTAAACCCCATTTGGCAATTGAAACGGAATCACAgcataaataaaaaggaaatctTTTTCTCTCAAAATAGCAAATTGAATATCCTTCAACCGACAATTTCCGAGCGGAAGAAAAACGGAAACTTGAAAACAAACCAGCATTTAAACAAGGAAACAGCAAGAAAATTTACATACA contains the following coding sequences:
- the LOC137742193 gene encoding uncharacterized protein, with translation MDGCRESRRNSNDQQSLGTSGSISCPTTATINQEEQSKSRKASLSCADLHYEITKDVNGIPPNSIGNRQKQRIDRKKSEEDELVKYMSKLPSYLERGKNLQEKVLNVGVLDWGRLEKWQHRHKQMPFRSSRNSPSSSNTTSCFSTDESSTHSSRGQSCSPAHPRVHRPSLESHFVKSPTEGHSEVVNCFRERVETLKDLKGGGSSTLNGLENFIGTDKSLCKNRPDIRVEQYMRKDSDPKSEPKKGVLRNGLHETAAHGELMKKSENLHKSYSESSERDIPEGCQKVVLLLPRDFPANKDSGVSNLSDSIKLLHQREAKATQGRFSDRPKEACHAELRTVLSHSCPFSSEDESQHSLVKQLGSTDATSIRLQSSVPSSATQSFKTGTSSSRGIKVEEKKPAVASTSSTISEPYKGLELKPSKATAEKVRSTSPFRRFSIGVGKTGKSSSSKDCSDVQQLSSTSFSANPGSENTVASTFTDASDGDKSNATGRSKSSPLRRLLDPLLKPKVANCHHVVESSEKGSISKNKVRKSSEGWVDSLSEQPGKVKLGMTGCRTINVNESAMVKKSGSAAVQALLRVAVKNGQPLFTFAVENDIDILAATMKKLNTSKNDDCSCIYTFFSIRDVKKKIGIWMHQGSKSKSRDYVRNVVAQMKVADSQFPNLVRLDGFSVREFVLFSVNLRQADCQTSEFQPNDELAAAVVKIPKKINQQSTAVWRDRDNCSIFPAVGSDECLSRVRRHSYSGEAVDGKPFVGTQGLISTTVILPSGTHSLPSNGGPSSLIERWISGGSCDCGGWDLGCKLRIFDNQNQVSEKKLTSRKVRHIPDRFELFSEGGIQENQPAFSLAPFKDGIHSVEFNPSLSVLQAFSICIAVLDSRNLCEFSGSRNSVQEKPFEETMLMQNDGLSAPNQMEGEVPARYASYPPLSPVGRV